GCCAAACGCTGTTTCCATCGACAGCCTGAGACCATTGGCCACCTATTTCTCCTGCAAAGGAAAACGTCCGGAAAGCGGTGTCGGTCAGTCGCGCGCCATAAACTTTCAAAGTCCTGGCGATGGCTCGAGCATTTGGCAAATTGAGCGTCTCGAAGTCAAAGTCAGGGGGCAGCATGAAGAGCGTGCCCATCGGAAAGGAGCCTGAGTATTCTTCTGTGCCCGTTGAGTCCTGCAAGGTTGAGGGATAAAGAGGTCCCGACTTCAAGGCGTTCGTGTGGGCGGCAACGGCAAGCGCATGGGGCACTATAGCGCTGCCGATCTCATGGGCTCGCAAGATGCCGCTGGTGGAAGGAGTTCCCGACGCACGTGGTCCGTCGGGACGAGCCGGCGATCCCCATCCGGTACCGCTTACCGAGGAGGCAGTGTATTTGCCCGCCTTCCAAACCTTCTCAGCGGTATCGAAACTCAGTTGGTAGAAAGAATGGATAAATCCGGTGCTCTCGTCCAGGATCTCACAATGTCCGTCCAGGCCGGTTGCCGGCACGACGTTCTCCGGAAAATGCGGAACGATGACTGGCCTGTTCCGCAGTTCGTCGGCAACCCATATCCCTTCGACAGCATCTCTTCCCTGAACCGTCATGGGACCGTCGGAGGCGGTAGCACGAAACAGTTTCGCAGCGTACTTGTCCTGCTCCAGCCAGGCGACGTTGTCTCTTCGCGGAATCGCCGTCTTGCCAAGCACGGGATCAACAGGACGTGCATTCCATAGGGATTGTGGACTAAAGGGGTGTTCGAAGGTGCCGGTCGAGCCAGCGGGGCTTGCCAGCAACCGAGGCGGCATAGTCAGCAAGGCTGTCAGGGTAACCAGAAACTCACGACGCGAGACGGTCAAATTCATGGGACCACCGCAGCAATGTTTCAGCTGGCGCTTCTCTTGAGATATCGCTTCAGCCGTCGAGCGGGCACAACCAGGAGATTGGCGACAGGCAATCGGTCAAAGACCGATGACCGGGCTATATCCGTTCGGGATGGACGCTGGTACGCCAACTTCGGCCACGCGACAAAATAGCGGAGCTCCGGATATCTCTTTCCAAAATTGGTGTAGGCGGCATCGATGCCGGGCGACCCTCCGAGAGGATCAATCGCAAGTCGCGCGATTTCCTCGTGAAGGAATGGTACCATCAGTTCGATCGCCTTCCGACGTGCCGCTACGAAATGCGTACCGCGTACCCAGCTCCCGGGACAAATCCGTTGAACCGGTCCCGGTTGGCGCTCATCCCGTTCAAGATCTTCATGGCCGCCGAAGAACATACTCCAATCCTGCTCGCTTAGCGCTTCGAGAGCCTGCACGAGGGCAACTTCGATACTTCCCACGAAGTCGCAATCGTCCTCGAGTATTAGTACGTTC
The DNA window shown above is from Bradyrhizobium sp. CB1650 and carries:
- a CDS encoding glycosyltransferase family 25 protein, with product MVGILRSANGNVPQMAERALVPTPAGRSLLDTFEATRIINLKARQDRRREMASELARLGLAADGRKVGFHDASNFDSAYPFPTAGARGCFHSHLAVFEEARLKHFENVLILEDDCDFVGSIEVALVQALEALSEQDWSMFFGGHEDLERDERQPGPVQRICPGSWVRGTHFVAARRKAIELMVPFLHEEIARLAIDPLGGSPGIDAAYTNFGKRYPELRYFVAWPKLAYQRPSRTDIARSSVFDRLPVANLLVVPARRLKRYLKRSAS